Proteins found in one Poecilia reticulata strain Guanapo linkage group LG6, Guppy_female_1.0+MT, whole genome shotgun sequence genomic segment:
- the mterf2 gene encoding transcription termination factor 2, mitochondrial, whose product MLRLIATSLCLRCQHVPLLLSNLRACSTLGSVENQQTVEALYELSVDIQKVRKLKGWVLHQSPAYTKEVASLLRDMGASTPIIAHILAVHPEAVLCNSEQLQAQQELWMSVCPNHRELIGIIEKFPASFFSASSHLENQRKNIAYFQSLNLNKRIITKLMASAPQSFSRPVEQNQLMVCTLQQAYTELGGDEANMRIWLQKLLSQNPFVLLKPPEVLRQNLLFLKDKGFTTSELLRLLSKLRGFVTELNPDSMCRTLAFSQETIGCSDAELREIILKCPALLYHPESTLAERFEGLLSAGISMSQIIQTPTILELTTQIINYRIHLLKSRGYDVSTGSLDVINGTKKDFEMNFGKLQLRRERPLFNPVAPLKGDD is encoded by the coding sequence ATGTTGCGGTTGATTGCAACATCCTTGTGCCTCCGATGTCAACATGTCCCACTTTTACTTTCAAACCTCAGGGCATGTTCAACACTCGGCTCTGTGGAAAACCAACAGACTGTGGAAGCTCTTTATGAGCTCTCTGTGGACATCCAGAAAGTTCGGAAACTCAAAGGATGGGTGCTACATCAAAGTCCAGCCTACACTAAGGAGGTAGCTAGCCTGCTGAGAGACATGGGGGCCTCGACCCCCATCATCGCTCACATCTTGGCTGTTCACCCTGAGGCCGTCCTCTGTAATTCGGAGCAACTGCAGGCCCAGCAGGAGCTGTGGATGTCTGTCTGTCCGAACCACAGAGAGCTGATTGGTATTATTGAGAAATTCCCAGCCTCCTTCTTCTCCGCCTCCAGTCACCTAGAAAACCAGCGGAAAAACATTGCTTACTTCCAGAGCCTGAACCTTAACAAGAGGATCATTACCAAACTCATGGCCAGTGCTCCACAGAGCTTCAGCAGGCCTGTTGAGCAGAACCAGCTGATGGTCTGCACCCTCCAACAGGCCTACACGGAGCTCGGCGGCGACGAAGCCAACATGAGAATatggctgcagaagctgctgaGCCAGAACCCGTTTGTTCTGCTAAAGCCACCGGAGGTGCTGAGGCAGAATCTGCTGTTCCTCAAAGACAAAGGGTTCACCACCAGCGAACTCCTCCGTCTCCTCTCCAAACTGCGGGGCTTCGTCACCGAGCTGAACCCGGACAGCATGTGTCGGACCCTGGCTTTCTCCCAGGAAACCATCGGCTGCTCTGATGCAGAGCTCAGGGAGATTATCCTCAAGTGTCCGGCTCTGCTTTACCATCCAGAGTCCACTCTGGCTGAGCGCTTTGAGGGCCTCCTCAGCGCTGGGATCAGCATGTCTCAAATCATACAGACTCCAACCATCCTGGAGCTAACCACGCAGATCATAAATTACCGTATCCACCTCCTGAAGAGTCGCGGCTACGACGTTAGCACAGGTAGTCTAGACGTGATAAACGGTACCAAGAAAGACTTTGAGATGAACTTTGGGAAACTGCAGCTGCGTAGAGAGAGACCACTTTTTAACCCTGTCGCCCCTTTAAAAGGAGACGACTGA
- the LOC103466197 gene encoding dihydrofolate reductase, translating into MEKDLEKVQKKPVRLIAAICNNMGMGKDGTMPWSLPSEHQYFMNTITRVSRPGNMNLLIWGRLCWNSHPENIFPLANTLHAVLSKTSSSVPDHAHFLCQDFESAVRLAAQPPLSGIIETVWILGGTQVYEDALKHPWCDLLYLTDVMADFDCDVFFPDFDRELFKLQETFPDVPSEVQEENGIRFKCQVFKKKTDDTM; encoded by the exons ATGGAGAAGGATCTGGAAAAAGTGCAGAAGAAACCTGTTCGCCTCATCGCGGCGATTTGCAACAACATGGGAATGGGGAAAGACGGGACGATGCCCTGGAGTTTACC GTCTGAACACCAGTACTTTATGAACACCATCACAAGAGTGTCGCGACCAG GTAACATGAATTTGCTGATTTGGGGGCGACTCTGCTGGAATTCCCATCCCGAAAATATATTTCCACTGGCCAATACACTGCATGCAGTGCTCAGTAAAACATCGAG CTCTGTCCCAGATCATGCCCACTTCTTGTGTCAAGACTTTGAGAGCGCTGTCCGCCTGGCTGCTCAGCCCCCCCTGTCTGGCATAATAGAGACCGTCTGGATTCTTGGTGGGACGCAGGTCTATGAG GATGCATTGAAGCACCCGTGGTGTGACCTTCTTTACCTGACCGATGTCATGGCCGACTTTGACTGTGATGTGTTCTTTCCTGATTTTGACAgagaattatttaaattacaggAAAC ATTTCCAGATGTACCAAGTGAAGTTCAAGAGGAGAATGGGATTAGGTTCAAATGCCAAGTTTTCAAGAAGAAGACGGATGATACCATGTAG